The following are encoded together in the Streptomyces flavofungini genome:
- the cimA gene encoding citramalate synthase: MAHTRTAPAGTPLGDSFHLYDTTLRDGAQGEGISYSVTDKLATARLLDSLGVGFIEGGWPGAMPKDTEFFRRAAAELDLRHAALVAFGSTRKPGRRAQQDAQVLALLNSGAPVITLVAKADRRHIERALRTDVAENCAMVQETVRFLTSEGRRVFLDAEHFFDGYADDPDTALRVLDAAMAAGADVAVLCDTNGGQLPGRLAEAVAEVVERTAFRVGIHCQDDTGCAVANTVAAVEAGATHVQCTANGYGERTGNADLFAVTGNLATKLNMPVLPGTRLSELTRTAQGLAAIAHVSPDRHQPYVGAAAFAHKAGLHASAMKVDPGLYQHIDPDVVGNESRILVTEMAGRASLELKCLQLGFDVQDTDAVSRVVDRVKQLEAAGWSFESADASLALLFHDELANTATGRNAPRGPRAAFAPLTYEVVERRAADGAVVSEASVRLRVGGPEGVGEVSAGADRAGEVSATAVGDGPVAALDSALRGALAPHLPWTAETALVDHSVRVLESGPGTSELTRVLVVSRDADGEWTTVGVHSSAVVAAMLALCDALAYKPLKDALRDADASSRADASPRADAPPRTDAPPRTAAAQAPVPSR; encoded by the coding sequence GTGGCTCACACGCGCACCGCACCGGCCGGAACCCCGCTCGGCGACAGCTTCCACCTCTACGACACGACCCTCCGCGACGGCGCGCAGGGCGAGGGCATCTCCTACTCCGTCACGGACAAACTCGCGACGGCACGTCTGCTGGACTCTCTCGGGGTCGGATTCATCGAAGGCGGCTGGCCCGGGGCCATGCCCAAGGACACCGAGTTCTTCCGGCGCGCGGCGGCTGAACTCGACCTGAGGCACGCGGCGTTGGTCGCCTTCGGCAGCACGCGCAAGCCGGGGCGACGGGCGCAGCAGGACGCGCAGGTGCTCGCCCTGCTGAACTCCGGCGCCCCGGTGATCACGCTGGTCGCCAAGGCCGACAGGCGGCACATCGAGCGCGCTCTGCGCACCGACGTGGCGGAGAACTGCGCGATGGTCCAGGAGACGGTCCGCTTCCTCACCTCCGAGGGGCGCCGGGTCTTCCTCGACGCCGAGCACTTCTTCGACGGCTACGCCGACGACCCCGACACGGCGCTCCGCGTCCTGGACGCGGCCATGGCGGCGGGCGCCGATGTCGCCGTGCTCTGCGACACCAACGGAGGCCAGCTTCCGGGCCGACTCGCCGAGGCCGTCGCCGAAGTCGTGGAGCGCACCGCGTTCCGGGTCGGCATCCACTGCCAGGACGACACGGGATGCGCCGTCGCCAACACCGTCGCGGCCGTCGAGGCCGGGGCCACGCACGTGCAGTGCACGGCCAACGGGTACGGGGAGCGCACGGGCAACGCGGACCTGTTCGCGGTCACCGGCAATCTCGCCACCAAGCTGAACATGCCGGTGCTGCCCGGGACGCGCCTGTCCGAACTCACCCGGACCGCCCAGGGCCTGGCCGCGATCGCCCACGTCAGTCCGGATCGGCACCAGCCGTACGTGGGCGCCGCGGCCTTCGCGCACAAGGCGGGCCTGCACGCCAGCGCGATGAAGGTCGACCCCGGTCTCTACCAGCACATCGACCCGGACGTCGTCGGCAACGAATCCCGCATCCTGGTGACGGAGATGGCGGGGCGCGCCAGTCTGGAGCTGAAGTGCCTCCAGCTCGGCTTCGACGTCCAGGACACGGACGCCGTCTCCCGTGTGGTGGACCGCGTCAAGCAGTTGGAGGCCGCGGGGTGGTCCTTCGAGTCCGCCGACGCGTCGCTCGCGTTGCTCTTCCACGACGAGCTGGCGAACACGGCCACGGGCCGGAACGCCCCGCGAGGCCCCCGCGCGGCCTTCGCGCCCCTCACCTACGAGGTGGTCGAACGCCGCGCGGCGGACGGCGCAGTGGTGTCCGAGGCGAGCGTGCGGCTGCGCGTGGGAGGCCCCGAAGGCGTCGGGGAGGTCTCCGCGGGGGCCGATCGCGCCGGGGAGGTCTCCGCGACGGCGGTGGGTGACGGCCCGGTCGCGGCCCTCGACTCGGCCCTGCGCGGAGCCCTCGCCCCGCACCTGCCGTGGACAGCCGAGACCGCGCTCGTGGACCACAGCGTGCGGGTGCTCGAAAGCGGCCCCGGCACTTCGGAGTTGACCCGTGTGCTCGTCGTCTCCCGCGACGCGGACGGCGAATGGACCACCGTCGGTGTCCACAGCAGCGCGGTCGTGGCCGCCATGCTCGCCCTCTGCGACGCCCTTGCGTACAAGCCCCTCAAGGACGCGCTGCGCGATGCGGACGCATCCTCTCGCGCGGACGCGTCTCCTCGCGCGGACGCGCCCCCTCGCACCGACGCGCCCCCTCGTACTGCCGCGGCGCAGGCACCGGTCCCCAGCCGTTGA